In Drosophila nasuta strain 15112-1781.00 chromosome 2R, ASM2355853v1, whole genome shotgun sequence, a single genomic region encodes these proteins:
- the LOC132786028 gene encoding uncharacterized protein LOC132786028, with amino-acid sequence MCLTNVRDWLVLLTMEIYLDRFKESGYNSLGMCKQIMYSDLIMLGIENLAHRQLLLDGVQLLQNSKEFPICSEPCSQHINTPDPLTIDIGCHLEESMETMIKEHYAALLSPPVVPKQKKKRAKETKGNYASPLTPTAIAMKKLCLDDDNFTFEDAICINIEPDFNLLSTAQRPSGLKTDK; translated from the coding sequence ATGTGCTTAACAAATGTACGCGACTGGTTGGTACTGCTGACTATGGAGATCTATTTGGATAGATTCAAAGAGAGCGGCTATAATTCCCTTGGAATGTGCAAACAAATAATGTACAGTGATTTGATCATGTTGGGTATTGAAAACTTGGCCCATCGACAACTGCTCTTAGATGGCGTACAACTGCTGCAAAACTCCAAAGAATTTCCAATTTGCTCAGAGCCATGCAGTCAACATATCAACACACCAGATCCACTAACCATAGACATTGGCTGTCATTTGGAGGAGTCGATGGAAACAATGATCAAGGAACACTACGCTGCCTTGCTGTCGCCACCCGTTGTCCCCAAGCAGAAAAAGAAACGAGCTAAAGAGACCAAAGGAAACTATGCTTCTCCGCTGACACCAACTGCTATTGCCATGAAGAAACTGTGCCTCGATGATGATAACTTCACGTTCGAAGACGCAATTTGTATAAACATAGAACCCGACTTTAATTTGCTTTCTACGGCGCAGAGACCCAGTGGTTTGAAAACcgacaaataa
- the LOC132786030 gene encoding glutamate--cysteine ligase regulatory subunit yields the protein MIPTVTKNYQNVVISTGNIINNELGQRKSNEELYDGLKITLHSDPNAERVVVEIDKLHGRVLCATQELNNKLTENGRNEISIGAKIFLNRQSTECVQEAVDALLNILNVTHVDNVVLAYHPNVVNATQATTTQVKSPCSEGNASTTPSEGWSQRNGEKGIAELKVLYKQLEQYAQQQKIKQLGIADLDAKALQELHSQAEVPPSIAQVNLAACCVVPADLQEFCKEHELVLNTHSDPELLLPEEQFDGLAPGYTIDWSLRYQVHVRCRGVLTAKGYIVGASKPSQANN from the coding sequence ATGATACCAACAGTAACGAAAAACTACCAGAACGTGGTAATCAGCACtggcaacatcatcaacaacgAACTGGGCCAACGCAAATCCAACGAGGAGCTCTACGATGGCCTCAAAATCACACTGCACAGCGATCCCAATGCCGAGCGCGTGGTGGTCGAAATCGACAAGTTGCATGGCCGCGTGCTCTGCGCCACCCAAGAgctgaacaacaaattgaCGGAGAACGGCCGCAATGAGATAAGCATTGGTGCAAAGATATTCCTCAACAGGCAGTCGACAGAATGCGTTCAGGAGGCCGTCGATGCGCTACTCAACATACTTAATGTGACGCATGTGGACAACGTGGTGCTCGCTTACCATCCCAATGTTGTCAACGCAACGCAAGCGACCACAACACAAGTCAAATCGCCCTGCTCTGAGGGAAATGCCAGCACCACACCGAGCGAGGGCTGGAGTCAACGCAATGGAGAGAAGGGCATCGCCGAACTGAAGGTGCTCTACAAGCAACTGGAGCAGTATGCACAACAACAGAAGATCAAGCAGTTGGGTATCGCGGATCTGGATGCCAAGGCGCTGCAGGAGTTGCATTCGCAAGCCGAGGTGCCTCCAAGCATTGCCCAAGTGAATCTGGCGGCCTGCTGTGTGGTGCCCGCGGATCTTCAGGAGTTCTGCAAGGAGCACGAGCTGGTGCTCAATACCCACAGTGATcccgagctgctgctgcccgaGGAACAGTTCGATGGCCTGGCGCCCGGCTACACAATCGATTGGTCACTTCGTTATCAGGTTCATGTTCGTTGTCGTGGCGTTCTCACTGCCAAGGGTTACATTGT